From a region of the Gossypium raimondii isolate GPD5lz chromosome 10, ASM2569854v1, whole genome shotgun sequence genome:
- the LOC105777074 gene encoding uncharacterized protein LOC105777074: MALTTSLTASMSVTSLRESRVLKTTTYRRKQRVKQQQQPQRRVQAFFGNFSHFGDVVRRDMDFLKTGVQRGVEWANETFRIPQAKKAVDDVVWLRNLEDPNFSPPAQPPLWPQPYYPALSGMDLMMADLKALEAYVSYFYYQSKKWSKPLPEAYDAEEVTDYFSHRPHVVAFRLLEVFSSFASAAIRIRMAGLKKSLRPGSSKDIDENLSQYNFGMVLKETMLSLGPTFIKVGQSLSTRPDIIGPEISKALSELHDQIPPFPRPLAVKIIEEELGSPIGSFFSYISEEPVAAASFGQVYRGCTLDGSDVAVKVQRPNLRHVVVRDVYILRLGLGLLQKIAKRKSDPRLYADELGKGLVGELDYTLEAANASQFLDAHSHFSFMQVPKVFQHLTRKRVLTMEWMVGESSTDLLSITTSSSIKHGSKYLERQKVDAKRRLLDLVNKGVEASLTQLLETGMLHADPHPGNLRYTASGRIGFLDFGLLCRMEKKHQFAMLASIVHIVNGDWSSLLQALTEMDVVRPGTNIRRVTMDLEDALGEVELKDGIPDIKFSRVLGKIWSVALKYHFRMPPYYTLVLRSLASLEGLAVAADPSFKTFEAAYPFVVRKLLTENSAETRKILHSVVLNRKKEFRWERLALFMRVGATGRSLQLVEASSGETSLDNLPSRTDGVFDVAYLLLRLLPSKDGVVLRRLIMTADGASLVRAAVSKEAKAFRFQLCKIIADILYQRMVKALGQLVPVSQYSYKLRLAGGQQNTELHPSARLSASSTVYDYQSLLSDRRLKLILSKILNSARKEPALMLRFYWVSFVTFIAASALAFHRLLISLSAAYIGPASFIPKRFAISA, encoded by the exons ATGGCTTTAACAACATCGCTGACAGCGTCGATGTCGGTGACGTCGCTGCGGGAGAGCAGAGTATTGAAGACGACGACGTATAGGAGAAAGCAGCGAGTAAAGCAGCAGCAGCAACCACAACGACGCGTGCAGGCTTTTTTTGGTAACTTTAGTCATTTCGGTGATGTTGTACGTAGAGACATGGATTTCTTGAAGACAGGAGTTCAAAGAGGAGTGGAGTGGGCGAACGAAACGTTTCGGATTCCTCAGGCTAAGAAAGCCGTTGACGACGTCGTTTGGCTTCGGAATCTCGAGGATCCTAACTTCTCTCCGCCTGCGCAACCACCGTTGTGGCCTCAACCTTATTATCCAG CACTGTCTGGTATGGATTTGATGATGGCTGATCTTAAAGCATTGGAAGCTTATGTCAGTTATTTCTACTACCAGTCAAAAAAATGGTCAAAGCCACTTCCAGAAGCTTATGATGCGGAAGAAGTAACTGATTATTTCAGTCACCGGCCCCATGTAGTGGCTTTTCGACTTCTCGAG GTTTTCTCATCCTTTGCCTCTGCTGCAATTAGAATTCGAATGGCTGGGCTCAAAAAGTCCTTAAGACCTGGTTCATCTAAAGATATTGATGAGAACTTATCGCAGTACAACTTTGGGATGGTGTTAAAGGAAACAATGCTAAGCCTTGGTCCCACTTTTATCAAAG TTGGCCAGTCTCTTTCCACAAGACCAGATATTATTGGTCCTGAAATTTCCAAG GCTTTGTCTGAGCTACACGATCAAATACCTCCCTTTCCAAGACCTCTGGCTGTGAAAATTATTGAGGAGGAATTAGGTTCTCCTATTGGGTCATTCTTCAGCTACATCTCTGAGGAACCAGTAGCTGCAGCATCATTTGGTCAG GTCTACCGTGGGTGTACACTGGATGGTTCTGATGTTGCTGTGAAAGTGCAACGTCCTAATTTGCGCCATGTGGTAGTGCGAGATGTTTATATTTTACGTCTTGGG CTCGGGCTTTTGCAAAAGATTGCAAAGAGAAAAAGCGATCCTCGTCTATATGCTGATGAGCTTGGCAAAGGTTTAGTTGGGGAACTTGATTACACTTTGGAGGCTGCTAATGCTTCTCAGTTTCTG GATGCTCATTCTCACTTTTCGTTTATGCAAGTTCCAAAAGTATTTCAACATTTAACCAGGAAGAGAGTTTTGACAATGGAGTGGATGGTTGGTGAGAGTTCAACTGATTTACTCTCTATTACTACGAGCAGCTCCATCAAGCACGGGTCCAAATATTTAGAGAGGCAGAAAGTTGATGCAAAAAGGCGTCTTCTTGACCTA GTTAACAAAGGAGTGGAGGCATCACTTACTCAACTCCTTGAAACAGGCATGTTGCATGCTGATCCACATCCTGGAAACTTGCGTTACACGGCATCAGGACGGATAGG GTTTTTGGACTTTGGTTTGCTTTGTCGAATGGAAAAGAAACATCAATTTGCAATGCTAGCATCCATAGTGCACATAGTAAATGGTGATTGGTCATCCCTTCTTCAAGCTCTGACTGAAATGGATGTTGTAAGGCCAGGAACTAATATCCGACGTGTTACAATG GATCTGGAGGATGCCCTTGGGGAGGTAGAATTAAAAGACGGGATTCCTGATATCAAGTTCAGTAGG GTTTTGGGCAAAATATGGTCTGTAGCTCTCAAATATCATTTCCGCATGCCTCCATACTACACGCTAGTCCTACGTTCTCTTGCGTCCTTGGAGG GTTTGGCTGTAGCTGCAGATCCAAGTTTTAAGACATTTGAGGCAGCTTATCCTTTTGTTGTCCGCAAACTTCTAACTGAAAATTCAGCTGAAACAAGGAAAATTTTACATTCG GTGGTTTTGAACAGAAAGAAGGAATTTCGGTGGGAGAGGCTGGCACTTTTCATGAGAGTCGGTGCAACTGG AAGGAGTTTGCAGTTGGTGGAAGCTTCAAGTGGTGAAACTTCCCTAGATAATTTACCTAGTAGGACTGATGGTGTGTTTGACGTTGCATATTTGTTGCTAAGGCTTTTACCATCTAAAGACGGTGTGGTACTAAGAAGACTTATAATGACTGCG GATGGAGCTTCATTAGTACGAGCTGCAGTTTCCAAAGAAGCAAAGGCCTTCCGATTCCAACTGTGCAAAATCATTGCTGATATCCTATACCAACGGATGGTCAAAGCTCTTGGGCAACTCGTGCCAGTTAGTCAGTATAGTTACAAGTTACGGCTGGCCGGTGGGCAGCAGAATACAGAGCTACACCCATCTGCGAGATTATCCGCAAGTTCAACCGTCTATGACTACCAGTCCCTTTTAAGCGACCGACGACTGAAGCTAATCTTATCCAAGATCCTCAATTCCGCCAGAAAGGAACCAGCATTGATGTTACGGTTTTACTGGGTTTCATTTGTCACATTCATCGCTGCTTCAGCCCTGGCTTTTCATCGGCTTTTAATCTCTTTGTCAGCAGCGTACATTGGCCCAGCATCATTCATTCCCAAAAGATTTGCAATCAGTGCATGA